A genomic segment from Actinoplanes sichuanensis encodes:
- the miaB gene encoding tRNA (N6-isopentenyl adenosine(37)-C2)-methylthiotransferase MiaB gives MTTETPGAPRTYDVRTYGCQMNVHDSERISGLMEDAGYVRAPEADAADVVVFNTCAVRENADNRLYGNLGHLRPTKLKNPGMQIAVGGCLAQKDKGDIVKKAPWVDVVFGTHNIGSLPAMLERARHNEEAQVEILESLEVFPSTLPTKRESTYAGWVSISVGCNNTCTFCIVPSLRGKEKDRRPGDILAEVRALVAEGVLEVTLLGQNVNSYGVEFGDRLAFGKLLRACGEVEGLERVRFTSPHPKDFTDDVIAAMAETPNVCHSLHMPLQSGSDTVLKAMRRSYRQEKYLGIIEKVRAAMPDAAITTDIIVGFPGETDEDFEQTLEVVRRARFSSAFTFQYSKRPGTPAATMEEQVPKAVVQERYNRLIATLEDITWSENKKLVGEKVEVLVAVGEGRKDERTGRMSGRARDGRLVHFATGELTGDRAPRPGDIVETVITYAAPHHLNADGDPLSHRRTRAGDAFEAGRTPKLKGVSLGLPSIGVPVPLPPAADGCAV, from the coding sequence ATGACTACCGAGACTCCGGGCGCCCCGCGCACCTACGATGTGCGCACCTACGGCTGCCAGATGAACGTGCACGACAGCGAGCGGATCTCCGGCCTGATGGAGGACGCCGGCTACGTGCGCGCCCCCGAGGCCGACGCGGCGGACGTGGTCGTCTTCAACACCTGTGCGGTACGGGAGAACGCCGACAACCGCCTCTACGGCAACCTCGGCCACCTGCGCCCCACCAAGCTCAAGAACCCCGGCATGCAGATCGCGGTCGGTGGCTGCCTCGCCCAGAAGGACAAGGGCGACATCGTCAAGAAGGCGCCCTGGGTCGACGTCGTCTTCGGCACCCACAACATCGGCTCGCTGCCGGCGATGCTGGAGCGCGCCCGGCACAACGAGGAGGCGCAGGTCGAGATCCTCGAGTCACTCGAGGTCTTCCCCTCCACGCTGCCGACCAAGCGCGAGTCGACGTACGCGGGGTGGGTCTCCATCTCGGTCGGCTGCAACAACACCTGCACCTTCTGCATCGTGCCCAGCCTGCGCGGCAAGGAGAAGGACCGCCGGCCCGGCGACATCCTGGCCGAGGTGCGCGCCCTGGTCGCCGAGGGGGTCCTCGAGGTGACCCTGCTCGGGCAGAACGTGAATTCCTACGGGGTCGAGTTCGGCGACCGGCTCGCCTTCGGCAAGCTGCTGCGCGCCTGCGGCGAGGTGGAGGGCCTGGAGCGGGTCCGGTTCACCAGCCCGCACCCGAAGGACTTCACCGACGACGTGATCGCCGCGATGGCCGAGACGCCCAACGTGTGCCACTCGCTGCACATGCCGCTGCAGTCCGGCTCGGACACCGTGCTGAAGGCGATGCGCCGCAGCTACCGCCAGGAGAAGTACCTGGGAATCATCGAGAAGGTCCGGGCCGCCATGCCGGACGCCGCGATCACCACCGACATCATCGTCGGTTTCCCCGGCGAGACCGACGAGGACTTCGAGCAGACCCTCGAGGTGGTCCGCCGGGCCCGGTTCTCCAGCGCCTTCACCTTCCAGTATTCGAAGCGCCCCGGCACCCCGGCCGCGACGATGGAGGAGCAGGTCCCGAAGGCGGTCGTGCAGGAGCGTTACAACCGGCTGATCGCCACCCTCGAGGACATCACCTGGTCGGAGAACAAGAAGCTGGTCGGCGAGAAGGTCGAGGTCCTGGTGGCGGTGGGCGAGGGCCGCAAGGACGAGCGCACCGGCCGGATGAGCGGCCGCGCGCGTGACGGCCGTCTGGTGCACTTCGCCACGGGTGAGCTGACCGGCGACCGGGCCCCGCGTCCGGGCGACATCGTCGAGACGGTGATCACCTACGCCGCCCCGCACCATCTCAACGCCGACGGCGACCCGCTGAGCCACCGCCGGACCCGTGCCGGCGACGCCTTCGAGGCCGGCCGTACCCCGAAGCTGAAGGGCGTCTCGCTCGGTCTGCCGTCGATCGGTGTCCCGGTCCCGTTGCCGCCCGCCGCCGACGGCTGCGCGGTCTGA
- a CDS encoding LysR family transcriptional regulator, with protein sequence MLDVTRLTVLAAVARHGSVTAAARALHYAQPSVSHHLARLEAETGSRLLQRVGRGVRLTEAGRLLAERAEEILGRIAAAEVELAELTGLRAGRVRLAAFPSALGTFVPVAAAGFTTAHPGVDLRFTEAEPPAAIRLLRGGEVDVALVFAHPGESVPDLAAPDPGGVRSETLLEEPSYLVVPAGWAGDRLADHRDRPWIGGCERCRSRLVAACAAEGFVPDIRFTTDDYVAVQALVAAGMGATTLPALALAAHRDPRVRAVRLPGPGRRVSVAVLGEPPDPPATSALLDQIRAAAPAIVR encoded by the coding sequence ATGCTCGACGTCACCCGGCTGACCGTGCTGGCCGCGGTCGCCCGCCACGGATCGGTCACCGCTGCGGCCCGGGCGCTGCACTACGCGCAGCCGTCGGTCAGTCACCACCTGGCCCGGCTGGAAGCCGAGACCGGCAGCCGGCTCCTGCAACGGGTCGGTCGGGGCGTGCGGCTGACCGAGGCCGGCCGGCTCCTCGCCGAACGCGCCGAGGAGATCCTGGGCCGGATCGCGGCCGCCGAGGTCGAGCTGGCCGAGTTGACCGGGCTCCGGGCCGGCCGGGTCCGGCTGGCCGCGTTCCCGTCCGCGCTGGGCACGTTCGTCCCGGTCGCGGCGGCCGGTTTCACCACCGCCCATCCCGGCGTCGACCTGCGCTTCACCGAGGCCGAGCCGCCCGCCGCGATCCGGCTGCTGCGGGGCGGTGAGGTCGACGTCGCCCTGGTCTTCGCCCATCCCGGCGAGTCCGTACCGGACCTCGCCGCACCGGACCCGGGCGGCGTCCGTTCCGAAACGCTGCTGGAGGAGCCGTCCTATCTGGTGGTTCCGGCGGGCTGGGCGGGTGACCGGCTCGCCGATCACCGGGACCGCCCGTGGATCGGCGGCTGCGAGCGGTGCCGCAGCCGCCTGGTCGCCGCCTGTGCGGCCGAGGGCTTCGTCCCGGACATCCGGTTCACCACCGACGACTATGTGGCGGTGCAGGCGCTGGTGGCCGCCGGGATGGGCGCGACCACCCTGCCGGCGCTGGCCCTGGCCGCCCACCGCGACCCCCGGGTGCGGGCGGTACGGCTGCCCGGGCCGGGCCGCCGGGTGTCGGTCGCGGTCCTCGGCGAACCGCCCGATCCGCCGGCGACCTCGGCGCTGCTCGACCAGATCAGGGCCGCGGCCCCAGCGATCGTCCGGTAG
- a CDS encoding threonine ammonia-lyase: MELSLDHIRAARDLVSRHLPPTPMWSYPLLDRAAGASVLVKHENSQPVGAFKVRGGLTLLAGMTDAGRRRGTVTWSTGNHAQSLAYASHVFGAGCTVFMPAGTPEFKAAAVDSWGARAIRAGDSLEAAERRARQHADETGARLISPGDTPELLAGVGTVYLEILEAAPDLDAIVVPVGSGTGAAAACLVAATLAPRCAVIGVQSAASPAAHDSWRSGDLVERPNRTTAAGLATGRGFALPQRILRGRLADFHLVTDEEIDTSRRLLATAAHTLAEGAGAAALAAVLTRPDRFAGKRVAVVCTGGNAGPDELATLTRA, from the coding sequence ATGGAACTCAGCCTCGACCACATCCGTGCCGCCCGCGACCTCGTCAGCCGCCACCTGCCGCCCACCCCGATGTGGTCGTATCCGCTGCTGGACCGGGCCGCCGGAGCATCAGTGCTGGTCAAGCACGAGAACTCCCAGCCGGTCGGCGCGTTCAAGGTGCGCGGCGGGCTGACCCTGCTGGCCGGGATGACAGATGCCGGCCGCCGACGCGGCACGGTCACCTGGTCGACCGGCAATCACGCGCAGTCGCTGGCCTACGCGAGCCACGTCTTCGGCGCCGGCTGCACGGTGTTCATGCCGGCCGGGACACCCGAGTTCAAGGCGGCGGCGGTCGACTCCTGGGGCGCCCGGGCGATCCGGGCCGGTGACAGCCTGGAGGCGGCGGAGCGGCGGGCTCGGCAGCATGCCGACGAGACCGGGGCCCGCCTGATCAGTCCCGGCGACACGCCGGAGCTGCTGGCCGGGGTGGGCACCGTCTACCTGGAGATCCTCGAAGCCGCCCCGGATCTCGACGCGATCGTGGTCCCGGTCGGGAGTGGGACGGGCGCCGCCGCCGCATGCCTCGTCGCGGCCACTCTCGCGCCGCGCTGTGCCGTGATCGGGGTCCAGTCGGCGGCCTCGCCTGCCGCGCACGATTCCTGGCGGTCCGGCGACCTCGTCGAACGCCCCAACCGCACCACCGCCGCCGGACTGGCCACCGGGCGCGGTTTCGCCCTGCCGCAGCGCATCCTGCGTGGGCGCCTGGCCGACTTCCACCTGGTCACCGACGAGGAGATCGACACCTCTCGGCGACTGCTGGCCACCGCCGCGCACACCCTCGCCGAGGGCGCCGGTGCGGCGGCCCTGGCCGCCGTCCTGACCCGCCCGGACCGGTTCGCCGGGAAACGGGTCGCGGTGGTCTGCACCGGCGGCAACGCCGGTCCCGACGAGCTGGCGACCCTGACCCGGGCATGA
- a CDS encoding DUF349 domain-containing protein — protein sequence MNDWTTFGRVDADGTVYVKTAEGDRVVGSWQAGTPEEGLAHFARRFADLVTEVELVEARLKSGAADAAHSLSSVKRLRTQLDEAHVVGDIDGLTARLERLATLADEKAGEARAAREVARTEALARKTALVEEAEKIAADATGWKTAGDRLKEILDEWKTIRGVDKKTDGELWKRFAAARDGFTRRRGAHFATLDGQRKQAQTAKEDLVKEAESLAESTEWSSTANRLKELMTEWKAAPRAAKEAEQRLWERFRAAQDAFFTKRSEVFSARDAEYQGNLEKKQAILAELEAVDVDADARGAQNKLRDAQAAWHEAGRVPREASASLDRRWRAAEERIRVAMDSAWRKTSPQDNPLLRQMRDQVAEAEQRLERAKAAGDNRRIKEAEQALASKKQFLALAEQAN from the coding sequence ATGAACGACTGGACGACCTTCGGGCGCGTGGATGCCGACGGCACCGTGTACGTGAAGACCGCTGAGGGCGACCGGGTGGTCGGTTCCTGGCAGGCGGGCACCCCTGAGGAGGGGCTGGCCCACTTCGCCAGGCGATTCGCCGACCTGGTGACCGAGGTCGAGCTCGTCGAGGCCCGCCTCAAGTCCGGCGCGGCGGACGCGGCCCACTCACTCAGCAGTGTGAAGCGGCTGCGGACCCAGCTGGACGAGGCGCACGTGGTCGGTGACATCGACGGCCTCACCGCCCGCCTGGAGCGGCTGGCCACGCTCGCCGACGAGAAGGCCGGCGAGGCACGGGCGGCCCGCGAGGTGGCCCGGACCGAGGCGCTGGCCCGCAAGACGGCGCTGGTCGAGGAGGCGGAGAAGATCGCCGCCGACGCCACCGGGTGGAAGACCGCGGGCGACCGCCTCAAGGAGATCCTCGACGAGTGGAAGACGATCCGCGGCGTCGACAAGAAGACCGACGGTGAGCTGTGGAAGCGGTTCGCCGCCGCGCGGGACGGTTTCACCCGTCGTCGCGGCGCCCACTTCGCCACCCTCGACGGTCAGCGTAAGCAGGCGCAGACCGCCAAGGAGGACCTGGTCAAGGAGGCCGAGAGCCTGGCCGAGTCGACCGAGTGGTCGAGCACGGCCAACCGGCTCAAGGAGCTGATGACCGAGTGGAAGGCGGCGCCCCGCGCCGCCAAGGAGGCCGAGCAGCGTCTCTGGGAGCGTTTCCGGGCCGCTCAGGACGCGTTCTTCACCAAGCGCAGCGAGGTCTTCTCCGCCCGCGACGCGGAGTACCAGGGCAACCTGGAGAAGAAGCAGGCCATCCTGGCCGAGCTGGAGGCCGTCGACGTCGACGCGGACGCCCGCGGCGCGCAGAACAAGCTGCGTGACGCCCAGGCCGCGTGGCACGAGGCCGGTCGGGTGCCGCGGGAGGCGTCCGCCTCGCTGGACCGCCGCTGGCGGGCCGCCGAGGAGCGCATCCGGGTGGCGATGGACTCGGCGTGGCGCAAGACCAGCCCGCAGGACAACCCGCTGCTGCGTCAGATGCGCGACCAGGTCGCCGAGGCCGAGCAGCGGCTGGAGCGGGCCAAGGCCGCGGGCGACAACCGGCGGATCAAGGAGGCCGAGCAGGCGCTCGCCTCGAAGAAGCAGTTCCTCGCGTTGGCCGAGCAGGCCAACTGA
- the miaA gene encoding tRNA (adenosine(37)-N6)-dimethylallyltransferase MiaA, whose product MPFRTAQRVLTVVGPTAAGKSALSIALAHELGGEVVNADSMQLYRGMDIGTAKLTRAERDGVPHHLLDIWDVTEPAAVAEYQRLARAAIDGILDRGRVPLLVGGSGLYVRAVLEDFEFPGTDPAIRARLEEELAAVGSGVLHARLGEQDPEAAAKILPSNGRRIVRALEVIELTGRPFTASLPDPRPVYESVQIGVDRETAELDERIALRVDLMWAAGLIDEVRGLAGIRAGRTASRALGYQQALAQIDGELSEEQAKADTVQGTRRFVRRQRSWFRRDPAITWLDGADPKLLARAMDLAR is encoded by the coding sequence GTGCCGTTCCGGACAGCTCAACGAGTCCTCACCGTCGTCGGTCCGACAGCCGCCGGCAAGTCGGCCCTGAGCATCGCTCTCGCCCACGAGCTGGGCGGCGAGGTGGTCAACGCCGACTCGATGCAGCTCTATCGGGGGATGGACATCGGCACGGCGAAACTCACCCGCGCCGAGCGGGACGGCGTACCTCATCATCTGCTCGACATCTGGGACGTGACCGAGCCGGCCGCCGTCGCCGAGTATCAGCGGCTGGCCCGCGCGGCGATCGACGGCATCCTCGACCGGGGCCGGGTGCCGCTCCTGGTCGGCGGGTCCGGGTTGTATGTCCGGGCGGTTCTGGAGGATTTCGAGTTCCCCGGCACCGACCCGGCGATCCGGGCGCGGCTCGAGGAGGAGTTGGCCGCGGTCGGTTCCGGCGTGTTGCACGCCCGGCTCGGCGAGCAGGACCCGGAGGCGGCCGCGAAGATCCTGCCGAGCAACGGCCGCCGGATCGTCCGGGCGCTGGAGGTGATCGAGCTGACCGGCCGGCCGTTCACGGCGTCGCTGCCCGATCCACGGCCGGTCTACGAGTCGGTGCAGATCGGCGTCGACCGGGAGACCGCCGAGCTGGACGAGCGGATCGCGCTGCGGGTCGACCTGATGTGGGCGGCCGGGCTGATCGACGAGGTCCGCGGGCTGGCCGGCATCCGGGCCGGCCGGACGGCCTCGCGGGCGCTCGGCTACCAGCAGGCCCTCGCCCAGATCGACGGCGAGCTCAGCGAGGAGCAGGCGAAGGCGGACACGGTCCAGGGCACCAGGCGGTTCGTGCGGCGGCAGCGATCCTGGTTCCGGCGGGACCCGGCGATCACCTGGCTCGACGGCGCCGACCCGAAGCTGTTGGCGCGCGCCATGGACCTTGCGCGATGA
- the dapF gene encoding diaminopimelate epimerase, producing the protein MRFTKGHGTSNDFVLLPDPDGELELTPALVAALCDRRKGIGGDGVIRVVRSAKHPEAAGLAGEAEWFMDYHNSDGSIAEMCGNGLRVFVRYLLEKGLATPGPSGLPVATRAGVLVTVVGAGTISARMTTPRVYAGSTATLGHLTVPGLAVDCGNPHLVCGLHDGVELSALDLTRAPSHDPKVFPAGVNVEFVEPAEPLAGVDRHVRMRVHERGSGETQSCGTGALAVGAVALREAGLATGSVAVDVLGGRVLVTCDADGAWWLEGPAVLVADGDVDPAAVL; encoded by the coding sequence GTGCGTTTCACCAAGGGCCATGGGACATCCAACGACTTCGTCCTCCTGCCGGACCCGGACGGCGAGCTGGAGCTGACGCCCGCGCTAGTCGCGGCGCTCTGCGACCGCCGCAAGGGCATCGGCGGTGACGGCGTGATCCGGGTGGTGCGCAGCGCCAAGCACCCGGAGGCCGCCGGTCTCGCCGGCGAGGCCGAGTGGTTCATGGACTATCACAACAGCGACGGCTCGATCGCCGAGATGTGCGGCAACGGCCTCCGCGTCTTCGTCCGCTATCTGCTGGAGAAGGGTCTGGCCACACCCGGCCCTTCGGGCCTGCCGGTGGCGACCAGGGCCGGGGTGCTGGTCACGGTCGTCGGTGCCGGCACGATCAGCGCGCGGATGACGACCCCGAGGGTGTACGCGGGAAGCACCGCCACTCTCGGACATCTGACCGTTCCCGGGCTCGCGGTGGACTGCGGGAACCCACATCTGGTCTGTGGCCTGCACGACGGGGTGGAGCTGTCCGCCCTCGACCTGACCCGGGCCCCGTCGCACGACCCGAAGGTGTTCCCGGCCGGGGTGAACGTGGAGTTCGTCGAGCCCGCCGAACCGCTGGCCGGTGTCGATCGGCACGTCCGGATGCGGGTGCACGAGCGCGGCTCCGGCGAGACCCAGTCGTGCGGCACCGGCGCGCTCGCGGTCGGTGCGGTGGCGCTGCGCGAGGCCGGGCTGGCCACCGGCTCGGTGGCGGTGGACGTGCTCGGCGGCCGGGTCCTGGTCACCTGTGACGCTGACGGGGCCTGGTGGCTGGAGGGCCCGGCGGTGCTGGTCGCCGACGGTGACGTCGACCCGGCGGCGGTGCTCTGA
- a CDS encoding glycerophosphodiester phosphodiesterase → MPARVAHRGYSTVAPENTLPAFHAAVRAGATVVEFDVRATRDGVPVVIHDRTVNRTTNGRGRVWDLTYDEVAALDAGSWFGPGFTGLRVPSLAETLDLLAPEPVDLLVEIKPPATLDEVKSIVAQLAERDLLGRTVLQSFDADVVRKVRDVAPDARRGLLLFRFDAETVELARELGVAYCNPSVDDVLNGPETMAALAAAGIGVMPWTPNDIAQWRPLVDAGVAGLITDLVGELTGWAGA, encoded by the coding sequence ATGCCGGCCCGCGTCGCGCACCGGGGCTATTCCACGGTCGCCCCCGAGAACACCCTGCCCGCCTTCCACGCCGCCGTCCGGGCCGGTGCCACGGTCGTCGAGTTCGACGTCCGGGCGACCCGCGACGGCGTGCCCGTGGTGATCCACGACCGGACGGTGAACCGCACCACGAACGGCCGTGGTCGGGTCTGGGACCTGACGTATGACGAGGTCGCCGCCCTGGACGCGGGTTCCTGGTTCGGCCCCGGGTTCACCGGGCTGCGGGTGCCGTCCCTGGCCGAGACGCTCGACCTGCTGGCGCCCGAGCCGGTCGACCTGCTCGTCGAGATCAAGCCGCCGGCCACGCTGGACGAGGTCAAGTCGATCGTCGCCCAGCTCGCCGAGCGTGACCTACTGGGCCGTACGGTGCTGCAGAGTTTCGACGCCGACGTGGTGCGCAAGGTCCGCGACGTGGCCCCGGACGCACGTCGTGGCCTGCTGCTGTTCCGGTTCGACGCGGAGACCGTCGAGCTGGCCCGGGAGCTGGGCGTCGCCTACTGCAATCCGTCGGTCGACGACGTGCTGAACGGGCCGGAGACGATGGCCGCCCTGGCCGCGGCCGGGATCGGCGTGATGCCCTGGACGCCGAACGACATCGCCCAGTGGCGTCCCCTGGTCGACGCGGGCGTGGCCGGTCTGATCACCGATCTGGTCGGCGAGCTGACCGGTTGGGCCGGCGCCTGA
- a CDS encoding NAD-dependent malic enzyme — protein MVTTRLPSAGFSITIRIAVTADASSIGRLTTCVGEAGAIVTALDVVDSDPTKVLVDLTCDTADAAHADQVVKQLEEQDGVDVRKVSDRTFLLHLGGKIEVSSKVALRNRDELSRAYTPGVARVCMAIAENPADARRLTIKRNTVAVVSDGSAVLGLGNIGPAAAMPVMEGKAALFKRFGGVDAWPVVLDTQDTDEIVAIVKAIAPAYGGINLEDIAAPRCFEIEARLREMLDIPVFHDDQHGTAICVLAALTNAMRVVGKRMEDVKVVVSGAGAAGTAIMKLLMRQGVGDIIAYDRKGALHRGMPDLNESMQWLADHTNKDNYSGDLPGAIVGADVFIGVSAPNLLTGDDIAKMADRSIVFAMANPDPEVDPREARKHAAIVATGRSDQPNQINNVLAFPGVFRGMLDAAAEEFTEEMALAAARAIADVVGEDKLNPTVIIPSVFDPKVTPAVAAAIRAVVKGMPVPANPAALPESELDKAPDTTF, from the coding sequence GTGGTGACCACCCGCCTGCCGAGCGCAGGATTCTCGATCACGATCCGTATCGCCGTTACCGCGGACGCCTCGTCCATCGGCCGGCTCACCACCTGTGTGGGTGAAGCCGGGGCGATCGTGACGGCGCTGGACGTGGTGGACTCCGACCCCACCAAGGTGCTGGTCGACCTCACCTGCGACACCGCCGACGCCGCGCACGCCGACCAGGTCGTGAAGCAGTTGGAGGAGCAGGACGGCGTGGACGTCCGCAAGGTCTCCGACCGGACGTTCCTGCTGCATCTGGGCGGCAAGATCGAGGTGTCGTCGAAGGTCGCGCTCCGCAACCGGGACGAGCTGTCCCGGGCGTACACGCCGGGTGTGGCCCGGGTCTGCATGGCGATCGCGGAGAACCCGGCGGACGCCCGGCGCCTCACCATCAAGCGCAACACGGTCGCCGTGGTCAGCGACGGCTCGGCCGTGCTCGGCCTGGGCAACATCGGCCCGGCCGCCGCGATGCCGGTGATGGAGGGCAAGGCCGCACTGTTCAAGCGGTTCGGCGGCGTCGACGCCTGGCCTGTGGTGCTCGACACACAGGACACCGACGAGATCGTGGCGATCGTGAAGGCGATCGCCCCGGCCTACGGCGGTATCAACCTGGAGGACATCGCGGCGCCCCGCTGCTTCGAGATCGAGGCGCGACTGCGGGAGATGCTGGACATCCCGGTCTTCCACGACGACCAGCACGGCACCGCGATCTGCGTGCTGGCCGCCCTGACCAACGCGATGCGGGTGGTCGGCAAGCGGATGGAGGACGTCAAGGTCGTCGTGTCCGGCGCGGGCGCGGCCGGCACCGCGATCATGAAGCTGCTGATGCGGCAGGGTGTGGGCGACATCATCGCGTACGACCGGAAGGGCGCCCTGCACCGCGGGATGCCCGACCTCAACGAGTCGATGCAGTGGCTGGCCGACCACACCAACAAGGACAACTACTCGGGTGACCTGCCCGGCGCGATCGTCGGGGCGGACGTCTTCATCGGTGTGTCCGCGCCGAACCTGCTGACCGGCGACGACATCGCCAAGATGGCGGACCGGTCGATCGTGTTCGCGATGGCGAACCCGGACCCCGAGGTCGACCCGCGGGAGGCCCGCAAGCACGCCGCGATCGTCGCCACCGGCCGGTCCGACCAGCCCAACCAGATCAACAACGTGCTGGCCTTCCCCGGCGTGTTCCGGGGCATGCTGGACGCCGCGGCCGAGGAGTTCACCGAGGAGATGGCGCTGGCCGCGGCCCGGGCCATCGCCGACGTGGTCGGCGAGGACAAGCTCAACCCCACGGTGATCATTCCGAGCGTCTTCGATCCCAAGGTCACCCCGGCGGTGGCGGCGGCGATCCGGGCGGTCGTCAAGGGCATGCCGGTCCCGGCCAACCCGGCGGCGCTTCCGGAGAGCGAACTCGACAAAGCCCCGGACACGACCTTTTAG
- the hflX gene encoding GTPase HflX produces the protein MRNTYQTPVLDELDPTTGDLELEERHSLRRVAGLSTELTDVTEVEYRQLRLERVVLVGVWTEGSVEDADNSLTELAALAETAGSQVLEGLIQRRKQPDAATFIGRGKVDELRDVVIMTGADTVICDGELSPSQLRKLEEQIKVKVVDRTALILDIFAQHAKSREGKAQVELAQLQYLLPRLRGWGEAMSRQGGGAGGGSGGGGVGTRGPGETKLETDRRRINTRIAKLRREIKAMKTVRETKRSRRVANGVPAVAIAGYTNAGKSSLLNRLTQAGVLVEDALFATLDPTTRRTAAEDGREFTLSDTVGFVRHLPHHIVEAFRSTLEEVGQSDLVVHVVDGAHPDPEGQVSAVREVLSEVGADQLPELLVINKVDAADEETVLRLKRNWPEAIFVSARSGAGIPELHKAIADRLPRPAVEMRVLIPYDRGDLVARVHRSGQVLQSRHLDDGTELSVRVDEQFAAELSGFRS, from the coding sequence TTGCGAAACACGTACCAGACACCCGTCCTTGACGAGCTGGACCCCACGACCGGGGACCTGGAGCTCGAGGAGCGGCACTCGCTCAGGCGGGTGGCCGGTCTTTCCACCGAGCTGACCGACGTCACCGAGGTCGAGTACCGACAGCTTCGACTCGAACGGGTCGTGCTCGTCGGTGTGTGGACCGAAGGAAGTGTGGAAGATGCCGACAATTCACTGACCGAGCTCGCCGCTCTCGCCGAGACCGCCGGTTCCCAGGTTCTCGAGGGTCTGATCCAGCGGCGGAAACAGCCCGACGCGGCCACCTTCATCGGCCGCGGCAAGGTCGACGAGCTGCGCGACGTGGTCATCATGACCGGCGCCGACACGGTCATCTGCGACGGTGAGCTGTCCCCGTCCCAGCTGCGCAAACTCGAGGAACAGATCAAGGTCAAGGTGGTCGACCGGACCGCCCTGATCCTGGACATCTTCGCCCAGCACGCGAAGAGCCGCGAGGGTAAGGCCCAGGTCGAGCTGGCCCAACTGCAGTACCTCCTGCCGCGACTGCGCGGCTGGGGTGAGGCCATGTCCCGGCAGGGCGGTGGCGCCGGTGGCGGTTCGGGCGGCGGCGGCGTCGGCACCCGTGGTCCCGGTGAGACCAAACTCGAGACCGACCGGCGGCGGATCAACACCCGCATCGCGAAACTGCGGCGCGAGATCAAAGCCATGAAGACGGTACGGGAGACCAAGCGCTCCCGCCGGGTCGCCAACGGCGTTCCGGCCGTGGCCATCGCCGGTTACACCAACGCGGGCAAGTCGAGCCTGCTCAACCGGCTGACCCAGGCCGGCGTGCTGGTCGAGGACGCGCTGTTCGCCACCCTCGATCCGACCACCCGGCGCACCGCCGCGGAGGACGGGCGGGAGTTCACACTCTCCGACACGGTCGGGTTCGTCCGGCACCTGCCGCACCACATCGTCGAGGCGTTCCGCTCGACGCTGGAGGAGGTCGGCCAGTCCGACCTGGTGGTGCACGTGGTCGACGGCGCCCACCCGGACCCGGAGGGTCAGGTCAGCGCGGTCCGCGAGGTGCTCAGCGAGGTCGGCGCCGACCAGCTCCCCGAGCTGCTGGTGATCAACAAGGTCGACGCGGCCGACGAGGAGACCGTGCTTCGGCTCAAGCGGAATTGGCCGGAGGCGATCTTCGTCTCGGCCCGATCCGGAGCCGGCATCCCGGAACTGCACAAGGCGATCGCCGACCGGCTGCCCCGGCCCGCGGTCGAGATGCGGGTCCTCATCCCGTACGACCGGGGTGACCTGGTGGCCCGGGTGCACCGGTCCGGTCAGGTGCTGCAATCCCGGCATCTGGACGACGGGACGGAACTCTCCGTACGCGTCGATGAGCAGTTCGCTGCCGAGCTGTCCGGTTTTCGGAGCTGA